From a region of the Thermosipho melanesiensis BI429 genome:
- a CDS encoding DUF4350 domain-containing protein, with protein sequence MKKFLVIFLSFLTLYVFANVYYGNLHAHTSYSDGKLFPEDAYSYAKNYVDIQAITDHAYYFTQLINGKTKPFLTKEAAKKATVEGEFIALQGFEWTSGIGHINVYESLEWVDRNNVPSAEGFYKWLIEHKKLGQFNHPISIFGNFNDFEYYPEADKYMNLIEVGNGNWKQGDVINSEMLQNYKLSLDKGWHLGATVGQDNHKVNWGSANEGRTGIVADALTYNDIMKALWARHVFGTEDKDVIVFFGCGENIMGDIVYDKENVILHFEYEDDDTLTYFALVSQSGTVVEAYPNQTKYSTDISVKIPDGYEWYYVYALQSDKDEVVTSPIYFQRMSNVYVNNHNYFDGKLSFDIYNITSSNESVLLEIKSNGNLLYTENISLKAFEKKYKVLELKLPAGENKVEFFVNGIFVQSLKTFVKKFEKSVMIDTLHENDHLDFLKKLAVLLDNKGYRVLFSKRMLNDLKDVDVLIISTPKIDGFDFSKDLLNPEIEALKSFKGKIILVPGSDKTYFELYKKLINADVMSLEELEKYFGLSQNVEPNVFIDIGHGNDYGRGKLTKFENFLRAKGFKVEYLDKISKVSGKLLVIQNGRDYTKEELENIKSFVENGGRLLIASKSDYKDGGNTESLNDILEYLGSNIRFNDDQVLDDVNNYGVKYKILANGLRFYSPCSLIISDKNMIVVFSDSAYTEDADNNGDAMIVDKVVLVAREEIGSGEIFVFGKFIFSDYDFDYNKDFMENILN encoded by the coding sequence ATGAAAAAATTTTTGGTTATCTTTCTATCATTTTTAACATTGTATGTATTTGCAAATGTTTATTATGGGAATTTACATGCGCATACTTCATATTCTGATGGAAAACTATTTCCTGAGGATGCGTATAGTTATGCGAAGAACTATGTTGATATACAAGCTATTACGGACCATGCATATTATTTTACCCAATTAATCAACGGAAAAACAAAGCCATTTTTGACAAAGGAAGCTGCGAAAAAGGCTACCGTTGAAGGTGAATTTATTGCTTTACAAGGTTTTGAGTGGACTTCTGGAATAGGTCATATTAACGTGTATGAATCATTAGAGTGGGTTGATAGAAATAACGTTCCTTCTGCTGAAGGATTTTATAAATGGTTAATTGAACATAAAAAATTAGGACAATTTAACCATCCTATAAGTATATTTGGGAATTTTAATGATTTTGAATATTATCCAGAGGCGGATAAATACATGAACCTTATTGAAGTTGGAAATGGGAATTGGAAACAAGGGGATGTAATTAATAGTGAAATGCTTCAGAATTATAAATTGTCTTTGGATAAAGGATGGCATTTGGGAGCTACAGTTGGTCAAGATAACCATAAGGTAAATTGGGGAAGTGCAAACGAAGGAAGAACTGGCATAGTTGCCGATGCTTTAACTTATAATGATATTATGAAAGCACTTTGGGCGAGACACGTATTTGGTACAGAGGATAAAGATGTAATAGTTTTCTTTGGTTGTGGGGAAAATATAATGGGAGATATAGTATACGATAAAGAAAACGTAATTTTGCACTTTGAATATGAAGATGATGATACATTAACATATTTTGCGTTAGTTTCACAGAGTGGAACAGTTGTTGAAGCATATCCTAATCAAACAAAATATTCAACAGATATTAGTGTGAAAATCCCAGATGGCTATGAATGGTATTATGTATATGCACTGCAGTCAGATAAAGACGAAGTAGTTACTTCGCCCATTTATTTTCAAAGAATGAGTAATGTTTATGTAAATAACCATAATTATTTTGATGGAAAACTTTCGTTTGATATTTATAACATTACATCTAGCAATGAAAGTGTTTTATTGGAAATTAAATCAAATGGGAACTTACTTTATACGGAAAATATCTCTTTAAAGGCATTTGAAAAAAAGTACAAAGTTTTAGAATTGAAATTACCAGCTGGAGAGAACAAGGTGGAGTTTTTTGTAAATGGGATTTTTGTACAATCTTTAAAGACTTTTGTTAAAAAATTTGAAAAGAGTGTAATGATTGATACATTACATGAGAATGATCACCTTGATTTTCTAAAGAAACTGGCAGTTTTGCTTGACAATAAAGGTTATAGAGTATTATTTTCAAAAAGAATGTTAAATGATTTAAAAGATGTGGATGTCTTAATAATTTCTACTCCAAAAATTGATGGTTTTGACTTTTCTAAGGATCTTTTAAATCCGGAAATAGAAGCTTTAAAATCATTTAAAGGAAAGATAATATTAGTTCCAGGGAGTGACAAAACTTATTTTGAACTTTACAAAAAACTTATCAATGCAGATGTTATGAGTTTAGAAGAGTTGGAGAAGTATTTTGGTTTATCGCAAAATGTAGAACCAAATGTTTTTATAGACATAGGTCATGGAAATGATTACGGTAGAGGCAAGTTAACAAAATTTGAGAATTTTTTAAGAGCAAAAGGTTTTAAGGTTGAATATCTTGATAAAATTTCTAAAGTGTCTGGAAAATTATTGGTAATTCAGAACGGAAGAGATTACACCAAAGAGGAATTGGAAAATATAAAAAGTTTTGTTGAAAATGGCGGAAGGTTATTAATAGCTTCAAAGAGTGATTATAAAGACGGTGGAAATACTGAAAGTTTGAATGATATTTTGGAATATTTGGGTTCGAATATAAGGTTTAATGATGATCAAGTATTAGATGATGTTAATAATTATGGAGTAAAGTATAAGATTTTGGCAAATGGCTTAAGGTTTTATAGCCCATGCTCTCTGATAATTTCAGACAAAAATATGATTGTAGTTTTTTCGGATAGTGCGTATACTGAGGATGCGGATAATAATGGTGATGCGATGATAGTTGATAAAGTAGTTTTAGTTGCTCGGGAAGAGATAGGCTCAGGTGAAATTTTCGTGTTTGGAAAATTTATCTTTTCAGATTACGATTTTGATTATAATAAAGACTTTATGGAAAATATATTAAATTAA
- the radA gene encoding DNA repair protein RadA — protein sequence MSKAKKIYVCENCGYESPKWFGRCPVCNVWDSARELKFEEKVNAGIDSRIFLLNDDLIGGEVRRIKTNKEEIDGLFGGGIVPGQVILLGGEPGVGKSTLALQISDLISKRGKVLYVSGEESIKQIGIRAKRLGIKNNNLYVSIDNELEAVFVNLKKISPVFVVLDSIQTVFSNKVDGVPGGILQLRTVVEKLRKYSKESGVPILLIAHVNKEGNIAGPKLVEHIVDTVVYFEGEKTTDLRILRVIKNRFGPSGEIAVFQMMNTGLEELKNKVFIEESNMPGNVISCVYEGTRPILVQVQSLVSRDRISTSRRISHGVDVRKLIILSAVISKHLNLPIDAHDIYLNVSGGIKITDPASDLAIASSILSSLFNKFLGKVVVIGEVGLDGSVRKVRDLEKRIENAKKAGFERFIIPHNKKVYGNKIYLVKNIRELQEIIFEEGENEN from the coding sequence ATGAGTAAAGCGAAGAAAATTTATGTTTGCGAAAATTGTGGTTATGAATCTCCTAAATGGTTTGGCCGATGCCCAGTGTGTAATGTTTGGGATAGTGCAAGGGAATTAAAGTTTGAAGAAAAAGTTAATGCGGGTATTGATTCCCGCATTTTTTTGCTAAATGATGATTTAATTGGAGGGGAAGTAAGACGAATAAAGACTAATAAGGAAGAGATTGATGGTTTGTTTGGAGGAGGAATTGTTCCCGGGCAGGTTATACTGTTAGGTGGAGAACCAGGAGTGGGTAAAAGTACTTTAGCCCTTCAAATAAGTGATTTAATATCAAAAAGAGGAAAAGTTTTATATGTTAGCGGAGAAGAAAGTATTAAGCAGATAGGTATTAGAGCAAAAAGATTGGGAATAAAGAATAATAATTTGTATGTAAGTATTGATAATGAGTTAGAGGCAGTTTTTGTAAATTTAAAAAAGATTTCTCCTGTTTTTGTTGTTTTAGATTCTATTCAGACTGTTTTTTCTAATAAAGTTGATGGAGTGCCAGGTGGAATTTTACAGTTGAGAACTGTTGTAGAAAAGCTAAGAAAATATTCAAAAGAAAGTGGTGTTCCCATTTTGCTAATAGCCCATGTAAATAAAGAAGGGAATATAGCTGGGCCAAAGTTAGTTGAACATATAGTAGATACCGTTGTATATTTTGAGGGGGAAAAAACAACTGATTTGAGAATTTTGAGGGTAATAAAAAACAGATTTGGGCCAAGTGGTGAAATTGCGGTATTTCAAATGATGAATACCGGTCTCGAAGAGTTAAAAAATAAAGTTTTTATTGAAGAAAGTAATATGCCTGGGAATGTTATTTCATGTGTATATGAAGGTACTAGGCCAATTCTAGTTCAAGTTCAAAGTCTTGTATCAAGAGATAGAATTTCAACGTCGAGGCGTATTTCGCATGGAGTAGATGTTAGAAAGCTAATAATACTGAGTGCGGTGATATCTAAACATTTGAATTTACCAATTGATGCGCATGATATATATCTTAACGTATCCGGAGGTATTAAAATTACTGATCCTGCAAGTGATCTTGCAATAGCATCTTCTATTTTATCATCACTGTTTAATAAATTCTTAGGAAAGGTTGTTGTTATTGGTGAAGTGGGATTGGATGGTAGTGTTAGAAAAGTTAGAGATCTTGAAAAAAGGATTGAAAATGCTAAAAAAGCGGGATTTGAAAGGTTTATAATCCCACATAATAAAAAAGTTTATGGTAATAAAATATATTTAGTAAAAAATATTAGAGAGTTACAAGAAATAATATTTGAGGAGGGAGAAAATGAAAACTAA
- a CDS encoding ABC transporter permease: protein MRVLEAIFLVFANPLFYKITLTASTPLIFASLGGVYSEITGVVNIALEGIMLLGAFTSVVFTYLTGNVWIGILMAVITGIAFAWLHAWGSIKWAGNQVVLGTALILIAQGVTGFLMEPIFGKPGQTDFVGKVEEIKIPGLVDIPFVGKIFGELSPFIYIAFISVAFSWWLIYKTKLGLRMRAVGENPEAADTLGVNVFGIRYFGVLMSGVWASLAGAYLSIGEVGHFRELMSGGRGFIALAAMILGKYNPVGAMLASLLFGASSAFANQMQSSSLIHVSATVKPLFDMIPFILTIIVVAGFVGKSRPPKADGIPYEKVS, encoded by the coding sequence ATGAGAGTACTAGAAGCTATCTTTTTGGTCTTTGCAAACCCACTATTTTATAAAATAACACTCACCGCTTCTACTCCACTTATATTTGCATCACTTGGTGGGGTTTATAGTGAAATCACCGGGGTTGTAAATATAGCTTTGGAAGGGATTATGCTTCTCGGAGCGTTTACTTCTGTAGTTTTCACATATCTTACCGGGAATGTTTGGATTGGGATATTAATGGCTGTTATAACTGGAATTGCTTTTGCATGGCTTCATGCTTGGGGAAGTATTAAATGGGCTGGAAATCAAGTTGTTTTAGGAACAGCATTAATTTTAATAGCTCAAGGTGTAACTGGTTTCTTGATGGAACCGATATTCGGAAAACCCGGGCAAACAGATTTTGTTGGAAAAGTTGAAGAAATTAAAATTCCTGGATTAGTAGATATACCATTTGTAGGAAAAATATTCGGTGAATTAAGTCCTTTTATATACATAGCTTTCATTTCAGTCGCATTCTCATGGTGGCTTATATACAAAACCAAGCTTGGTTTAAGGATGAGAGCTGTTGGGGAAAATCCAGAAGCAGCAGACACACTTGGAGTAAATGTATTTGGGATTAGATATTTTGGAGTACTTATGAGCGGTGTTTGGGCAAGCCTTGCAGGTGCCTACCTTAGTATTGGCGAAGTAGGACATTTTAGAGAATTAATGTCTGGAGGTAGAGGTTTTATAGCTCTAGCTGCCATGATACTTGGAAAATATAATCCTGTTGGAGCAATGCTTGCCAGTCTACTTTTTGGTGCATCTAGTGCCTTTGCAAACCAAATGCAAAGTAGCTCATTAATCCACGTTTCTGCAACAGTAAAACCTTTATTTGATATGATTCCATTTATATTAACTATAATCGTTGTCGCTGGTTTTGTTGGAAAATCAAGGCCACCAAAGGCAGATGGTATACCATACGAAAAAGTTTCATAA
- a CDS encoding queuosine precursor transporter codes for MSNELLWLVLMVANFTSILIFYRYFGKTGLFIWTALATIIANIQVLKTVELFGFVATLGNIVYGTTFLVTDILSENYGKKEARKAVLVGFLSLITMTIMMQIALLFKPDASDFSQDALVTIFSFMPRIVIASLAAYWLSQLHDIWAFHLWKKRLPQTKYLWIRNNLSTMISQFIDSFVFCFIAFWGVYELNIFWSILWTTYFFKWIVAAADTPFLYVAKFLYDKGKINELVKNEA; via the coding sequence TTGAGTAACGAACTTTTATGGCTGGTGTTGATGGTTGCAAACTTTACTAGCATTTTAATATTTTACAGATATTTTGGTAAAACAGGTTTATTTATTTGGACTGCACTTGCAACTATCATTGCGAATATACAGGTTTTAAAAACTGTGGAACTTTTTGGATTTGTTGCAACACTTGGTAACATAGTATATGGAACGACATTTTTGGTTACGGATATTCTTTCTGAAAATTATGGTAAAAAGGAAGCTAGAAAAGCAGTATTAGTTGGTTTTTTAAGTCTTATTACAATGACGATAATGATGCAAATAGCATTGTTGTTTAAACCAGATGCATCTGATTTTTCACAAGATGCATTAGTTACAATTTTTTCATTTATGCCAAGAATAGTGATTGCGTCATTAGCTGCATATTGGCTTTCACAGCTTCATGATATATGGGCATTCCATTTGTGGAAAAAAAGATTGCCACAAACTAAGTATTTATGGATTAGAAATAATTTGTCAACTATGATTTCACAATTTATAGATAGTTTTGTATTTTGTTTTATTGCGTTTTGGGGAGTGTATGAACTAAATATTTTTTGGAGTATATTGTGGACAACTTACTTTTTTAAGTGGATAGTAGCAGCGGCAGATACTCCGTTTTTGTATGTTGCAAAGTTTTTATACGATAAAGGAAAGATTAATGAATTAGTAAAAAATGAGGCATAA
- a CDS encoding DegV family protein, protein MKTKIILDSTSDIPKNWLEKYDIDIVSLHVNWPNDESEPDDTRDEEELKEFYEKLSNAEQLPKTSQPSIVQFQEAYKKAIDNGYDSILVLTISTKMSGTYNSALLASQEFEIPIKVIDTKMASSVIANMARYARELLESGMDLDDVVEQLQIARENKKFHAIFFVSDFDFLVKGGRVSRFSGFVGNLLKIKVGIFINKDGEMIPFDKVRGYKKAYNMILTKMEEEGVKIGKKIGLIGIHCNAKEHVEEMLKLIRERYKLEYFEMSNTGKVISTHVGIGMAGFGIEILE, encoded by the coding sequence ATGAAAACTAAAATTATTTTAGATAGTACAAGTGATATTCCAAAAAATTGGCTTGAAAAATACGATATTGATATTGTTTCGTTACATGTTAATTGGCCTAATGATGAAAGTGAACCTGATGACACAAGAGACGAAGAAGAGTTAAAAGAATTTTATGAAAAACTATCAAATGCAGAGCAATTACCAAAAACTTCACAACCATCGATTGTTCAATTTCAAGAAGCATATAAAAAAGCTATTGATAATGGATATGATAGTATTTTGGTTTTAACCATATCCACAAAGATGTCTGGAACGTATAATTCAGCATTGCTTGCCTCTCAGGAATTTGAAATTCCAATAAAGGTGATAGATACCAAGATGGCTTCTTCAGTTATAGCAAACATGGCAAGATATGCACGTGAATTACTTGAAAGTGGTATGGATTTAGATGATGTGGTAGAACAACTACAAATCGCAAGGGAGAATAAAAAATTTCACGCTATATTTTTTGTTTCCGATTTTGATTTTTTGGTTAAAGGCGGGAGAGTAAGTAGATTTTCTGGATTTGTAGGCAATTTATTAAAAATTAAAGTTGGAATTTTTATTAACAAAGATGGTGAAATGATACCATTTGATAAAGTAAGAGGTTATAAAAAGGCGTATAATATGATTTTAACAAAAATGGAAGAAGAGGGAGTAAAGATTGGTAAAAAGATAGGGTTAATTGGAATACATTGTAATGCAAAAGAACATGTTGAAGAGATGTTGAAGTTAATAAGAGAAAGATATAAATTGGAATATTTTGAAATGTCAAATACTGGTAAAGTTATTTCTACACATGTGGGAATTGGTATGGCAGGGTTTGGTATAGAGATTTTGGAATAA
- a CDS encoding ABC transporter permease produces MNKKVSAILIPIVSVLIALLISTVIILLIGKNPLVAYSALIKGSFGSKQALADTIIKTTPLILTGLAVGFGFRAGVFNIGAEGQMVMGALIAATFAGNFGFLPPIIAIPLTILIAMLVGAGYAAIAGFLKAKTGAHEVVTTIMLNWIATYFASYMVTGPLKVGSGTPKSPEIATSAQLPILMKIGAIELSSGIIIAVIAAIFMYILLNKSTTGYEIKAVGFNPYAAEYGGISVAKNIVFAMAISGALAGLAGATELMGVHHRFLGELSGGKGFDGISIALIGQNNPIGIIFAALLIGALRTGSNEMQFVGVPKHMVMIIQGIVIFLVAADRIVRTIMIRKKVEK; encoded by the coding sequence ATGAACAAAAAGGTGTCAGCAATACTTATTCCAATTGTTTCAGTGCTAATAGCACTTTTAATTTCTACTGTAATTATATTACTCATTGGAAAAAATCCATTGGTTGCATATTCTGCCTTAATAAAAGGATCTTTTGGTTCAAAACAGGCACTAGCAGATACAATAATTAAAACCACTCCATTAATATTAACTGGCCTTGCTGTGGGTTTTGGATTTAGAGCAGGCGTATTTAACATTGGTGCAGAAGGACAAATGGTAATGGGAGCACTTATCGCTGCTACCTTTGCAGGTAATTTTGGCTTTTTACCTCCTATAATTGCCATTCCACTAACCATACTTATTGCAATGTTGGTTGGTGCAGGCTATGCCGCAATTGCAGGTTTTCTTAAAGCAAAAACTGGTGCCCACGAAGTTGTTACAACCATTATGCTTAACTGGATTGCCACATATTTTGCTTCATACATGGTAACCGGTCCTTTAAAAGTAGGATCAGGTACACCAAAAAGCCCTGAAATAGCAACATCTGCCCAGCTTCCAATACTTATGAAAATAGGCGCTATAGAACTAAGTTCTGGAATAATCATTGCTGTAATAGCCGCTATATTTATGTACATTTTGCTAAATAAATCCACTACAGGTTACGAAATTAAAGCTGTTGGATTTAACCCATATGCTGCTGAATACGGCGGAATTTCCGTTGCAAAAAACATCGTTTTTGCAATGGCAATAAGCGGTGCATTAGCTGGTCTTGCAGGTGCAACAGAATTAATGGGGGTCCATCACAGATTCTTAGGAGAACTTTCAGGTGGAAAAGGCTTCGATGGAATTAGCATTGCATTGATAGGTCAAAATAATCCTATTGGGATTATCTTTGCTGCACTACTCATTGGAGCATTAAGAACAGGAAGTAACGAAATGCAATTTGTTGGTGTCCCAAAACACATGGTTATGATTATTCAAGGTATAGTAATCTTTCTTGTTGCAGCTGATAGAATTGTTCGTACTATCATGATCAGAAAGAAGGTGGAAAAATGA
- a CDS encoding ATP-dependent Clp protease ATP-binding subunit — translation MFDRFSEESAEVFVTAQEEAKELGHSYVGTEHLLLAILKLNDKNLRKMLEGYGLTYSKVKNEVISVVGMGMRGFIMSPQMTPRAKRVTEIAYEEAKSMGDEKIKPIHLLLGILREGEGIAVHILRKIGIDIQVLRRELLGDMSDEGTDYVELDDDLIKRTRQLEGFGVNLTAQAMKGELDPVIGREKEIERVMQVLVRRKKNNPVLIGEPGVGKSAIVEGLAQRIVAGEVPEPLKGKTIFSLDVASLVAGTKYRGEFEKRMKKLLQVLKNEKDIILFIDEIHMIVGAGSAEGAVDAANILKPALARGEVKCIGATTPDEYRMYIEKDAALERRFQKIYIQEPSAEMTIEILKGLKPKYEMHHKVKYTDEALEAAVYLSQRYISDHFLPDKAIDVIDEAGARARLKAFVIPSDLQSYKSKIENVKLQKELAVANQDYETAARLKEEENKLKMEYSSRYENWKEKVDSSIIVVDVQDVEEVVANWTGIPLKKLEEEESEKLLRLEEALHNRIVGQDEAVKAIARSIRRARSGLKDPRRPVGVFLFLGPTGVGKTELAKTLAEYLFGDEKALIRFDMSEYMEKFSVSRLIGAPPGYVGYEEGGTLTEKVRRRPFSVILFDEIEKAHPDVFNLLLQIMDDGRLTDSQGHVVDFRNTIIIMTSNIGGNQIVSSKKTLGFVNSENLNAEFKEMKSKVLEEVKKTFRPEFLNRIDEIVVFHKLTEKHIREIIDILLKDIRRRLEEKGLKLELTKNAKDFLVQEGYDPAYGARPLKRTIQRYIEDPLSEELLKGKFKENDVIVCAFERGKIVFKKKKAKKVKVKNE, via the coding sequence ATGTTTGACAGGTTTTCGGAAGAGTCCGCAGAGGTTTTTGTAACCGCCCAAGAGGAGGCGAAAGAACTAGGACATTCTTATGTTGGAACAGAGCATCTATTACTTGCAATTTTGAAGTTAAATGATAAAAATTTGAGAAAAATGTTAGAGGGTTATGGCCTTACTTATTCGAAAGTTAAAAATGAGGTTATTTCTGTTGTAGGTATGGGAATGCGCGGATTTATTATGTCACCTCAGATGACACCAAGAGCAAAGCGGGTGACTGAAATTGCATATGAAGAAGCAAAATCGATGGGAGATGAAAAGATAAAACCTATCCACCTTCTTTTGGGAATTTTAAGAGAAGGGGAAGGTATTGCAGTTCATATTTTAAGAAAAATAGGAATTGATATACAAGTTTTACGAAGGGAGTTGTTGGGTGACATGTCTGATGAAGGTACTGATTATGTAGAATTAGATGATGATTTAATTAAAAGAACAAGACAATTAGAAGGATTTGGAGTTAATTTAACTGCGCAAGCTATGAAAGGAGAACTTGATCCTGTAATTGGAAGGGAAAAAGAAATAGAAAGAGTAATGCAAGTTTTAGTTAGGAGAAAAAAGAACAATCCTGTGTTAATTGGTGAACCGGGCGTTGGAAAATCTGCAATAGTGGAAGGTTTAGCACAAAGAATTGTTGCTGGAGAAGTACCTGAACCTTTAAAAGGAAAAACTATTTTTTCCTTAGATGTTGCTTCATTAGTTGCAGGAACAAAATACCGTGGTGAATTTGAAAAAAGGATGAAAAAGTTATTGCAAGTTTTAAAAAATGAAAAGGATATAATATTGTTTATAGATGAAATACATATGATTGTTGGTGCAGGTTCCGCTGAAGGTGCTGTAGATGCGGCAAATATTTTAAAACCTGCCCTTGCCAGGGGAGAGGTAAAGTGTATTGGTGCAACTACTCCTGATGAGTATAGAATGTATATTGAGAAAGATGCTGCGTTGGAAAGAAGATTTCAAAAGATTTATATCCAAGAACCTTCAGCTGAAATGACGATTGAAATTCTAAAAGGTTTAAAACCTAAATACGAAATGCATCACAAAGTTAAATATACTGATGAAGCATTGGAAGCAGCTGTTTATTTATCTCAGAGGTATATTAGTGATCATTTTTTGCCTGATAAAGCAATTGATGTCATCGATGAGGCTGGTGCAAGGGCAAGGCTTAAGGCATTTGTTATTCCTAGTGACTTACAATCGTACAAAAGTAAAATTGAGAATGTTAAACTTCAAAAGGAACTTGCGGTTGCAAATCAAGACTATGAAACTGCAGCAAGATTAAAAGAAGAAGAAAACAAACTTAAGATGGAATATTCGTCAAGATATGAGAACTGGAAAGAAAAAGTTGATTCTAGTATTATAGTTGTAGATGTGCAGGATGTGGAAGAGGTTGTAGCAAACTGGACGGGTATCCCGTTGAAAAAACTTGAAGAAGAAGAAAGTGAAAAATTATTGAGGTTAGAGGAAGCGTTGCATAATAGGATTGTTGGTCAAGATGAAGCTGTTAAGGCAATTGCAAGGTCAATAAGACGTGCACGTAGTGGATTAAAGGATCCAAGAAGGCCAGTTGGGGTATTTCTATTTTTAGGGCCAACGGGTGTTGGAAAAACAGAGCTTGCAAAGACTCTTGCGGAATATTTGTTTGGTGATGAAAAGGCTTTGATAAGGTTTGACATGAGCGAATATATGGAAAAATTTTCCGTTTCAAGGCTTATTGGTGCTCCACCTGGATATGTTGGTTATGAAGAAGGTGGAACGCTTACAGAAAAGGTTAGAAGAAGACCATTTTCGGTGATCTTGTTTGATGAAATTGAAAAGGCCCATCCCGATGTATTCAACCTATTGTTACAAATAATGGATGATGGAAGGCTTACAGATTCACAAGGTCACGTCGTTGATTTTAGAAACACCATAATTATTATGACAAGTAATATAGGAGGCAATCAAATAGTTTCGAGCAAAAAAACGCTTGGATTTGTTAATTCTGAGAATTTAAATGCAGAATTTAAAGAAATGAAATCTAAGGTACTTGAAGAGGTTAAGAAAACCTTTAGACCAGAGTTTCTGAATAGAATTGATGAAATAGTTGTTTTCCACAAACTTACTGAAAAACATATAAGAGAAATAATTGATATATTATTAAAGGATATAAGAAGACGGTTGGAAGAGAAAGGATTGAAGCTGGAATTAACAAAAAATGCAAAGGATTTCCTTGTTCAGGAAGGATATGATCCTGCATATGGTGCAAGACCGTTAAAACGAACAATTCAAAGATATATTGAAGATCCTTTATCAGAAGAACTTCTGAAAGGAAAATTTAAAGAAAATGATGTAATAGTTTGTGCTTTTGAGCGTGGCAAAATTGTTTTTAAAAAAAAGAAAGCGAAAAAAGTAAAGGTGAAAAATGAGTAA
- a CDS encoding metallophosphoesterase produces MWLILSDSHDNLTKAKEIEKVIESYKIDTIFHCGDFVAPFILPYFFKDNIEFYGVFGNNDGERLLLSKKSNGKIRTGPYEILIQNFKIFLMHEPYALKAAKESNLYDFIFFGHTHELVVEKYNNSVIINPGESSGWLTGKATVVLLEPEEKRWEILTI; encoded by the coding sequence ATGTGGTTAATTCTCAGTGATTCTCACGATAATTTAACAAAAGCAAAAGAAATTGAAAAAGTAATAGAAAGTTATAAAATTGACACAATTTTCCATTGTGGTGATTTTGTTGCACCATTTATCCTTCCTTATTTTTTTAAAGACAATATAGAATTTTATGGGGTTTTTGGAAACAATGATGGAGAAAGATTACTACTCTCAAAAAAATCCAACGGGAAAATCAGAACAGGCCCTTATGAAATTTTAATTCAAAATTTTAAAATTTTCTTAATGCACGAACCATATGCGCTTAAAGCCGCAAAAGAAAGCAATTTATACGATTTTATCTTTTTTGGACATACCCATGAATTGGTTGTTGAAAAATATAATAATTCAGTTATAATTAATCCAGGCGAATCTTCAGGGTGGCTTACAGGAAAAGCAACCGTTGTTCTACTTGAACCTGAAGAAAAACGATGGGAAATCCTTACTATTTAA